A part of Gossypium hirsutum isolate 1008001.06 chromosome A07, Gossypium_hirsutum_v2.1, whole genome shotgun sequence genomic DNA contains:
- the LOC107898331 gene encoding ras-related protein RABB1c, which produces MSYAYLFKYIIIGDTGVGKSCLLLQFTDKRFQPVHDLTIGVEFGARMITIENKPIKLQIWDTAGQESFRSITRSYYRGAAGALLVYDITRRETFNHLTSWLEEARQHANANMTVMLIGNKCDLSHRRAVSTEEGEQFAREHGLIFMEASAKTAQNVEEAFLSTASKIYKKIQDGVIDISNESYGIKIGHVSQASSFGGRDGSASQPGGCCS; this is translated from the exons ATGTCCTACGCTTACCTCTTCAAGTACATTATCATTGGAGATACTG GAGTTGGAAAATCATGTCTTCTTTTGCAATTCACCGACAAACGGTTTCAGCCTGTTCATGATTTAACCATTGGTGTTGAATTTGGAGCCAGAATGATCACTATTGAGAACAAGCCAATAAAGCTTCAGATATGGGATACG GCAGGCCAAGAATCATTCAGATCTATTACAAGGTCTTACTACCGTGGAGCTGCTGGTGCACTTTTAGTTTACGATATTACTAG GAGGGAGACTTTTAATCACTTGACTAGCTGGTTGGAGGAAGCAAGGCAGCATGCAAATGCAAACATGACTGTCATGCTTATTGGCAACAAGTGTGATTTGTCCCATAGAAGGGCAGTGAGCACAGAGGAAGGTGAGCAGTTTGCCAGGGAGCACGGACTGATATTCATGGAGGCTTCTGCAAAAACGGCTCAAAATGTTGAAGAG GCATTTCTAAGCACAGCTTCGAAAATCTACAAGAAAATCCAGGATGGAGTTATTGACATATCAAATGAG TCTTATGGCATAAAAATTGGACATGTAAGTCAAGCATCTTCATTTGGCGGTAGAGATGGTAGTGCTTCTCAACCAGGCGGCTGCTGCAGCTGA